From Bacillus sp. FSL K6-3431, the proteins below share one genomic window:
- a CDS encoding AEC family transporter, with translation MLNTSAFLQAMIPLYIMAGVGFFARKTKILGDHANQFITQLMLYITLPALILYSLNINFSNELLKDFLWLVTMSIFILTVSIFVGALLRKRAALPAKQKSVYESLIIFGNQGFIGFAVSYILMKEQGIIYLTLFNVCYLILIWTYGIYLFNRNGKFVNWKALFINPGILSTLVGLSMMFMPFSWPGVVLATFENLGKMTIPLSMILIGSLLAEIKQYAFEKYCKNIYLWIASGCKLLLLPSFLLLFLFLRVPYPLLIIAVLTSAMPSASTTSVYAEKFRADASYASFGVILSTLICILTIPILYSLLQWLHPYFY, from the coding sequence TTGCTGAACACGAGTGCGTTTTTACAAGCGATGATTCCACTTTATATCATGGCTGGTGTTGGATTTTTTGCCCGTAAAACAAAAATTCTTGGCGACCATGCTAACCAATTTATCACGCAACTTATGCTTTATATTACGTTACCTGCACTTATTTTATATTCACTCAATATTAATTTTTCCAATGAACTTCTGAAGGACTTCCTTTGGTTAGTCACCATGTCTATCTTCATATTAACTGTATCCATTTTTGTAGGGGCTTTACTGAGAAAAAGGGCAGCACTTCCCGCAAAGCAAAAGAGTGTATATGAAAGTTTAATTATCTTTGGCAATCAAGGGTTTATCGGTTTTGCTGTCAGCTATATTCTGATGAAGGAACAAGGGATAATCTATCTCACACTTTTCAACGTCTGCTATCTGATCCTGATTTGGACATACGGCATTTATCTGTTTAACAGAAATGGAAAGTTCGTAAATTGGAAAGCCTTATTTATCAATCCAGGTATTTTATCCACATTAGTAGGATTGTCCATGATGTTCATGCCATTCTCTTGGCCTGGTGTGGTTTTGGCGACATTTGAAAATCTAGGAAAAATGACCATTCCATTATCGATGATATTAATTGGAAGTTTACTGGCTGAGATTAAACAGTACGCTTTTGAGAAATATTGCAAAAATATCTATCTCTGGATTGCATCCGGATGTAAGCTGCTATTACTCCCATCATTTCTGCTCTTATTTCTTTTTCTGCGGGTGCCATACCCTTTACTGATTATTGCTGTGCTAACTAGTGCCATGCCAAGCGCTTCGACAACTTCTGTTTATGCCGAAAAATTTCGTGCAGACGCTTCTTACGCCTCGTTTGGTGTCATACTTTCTACATTAATTTGTATCCTCACCATTCCAATTCTTTACAGTCTTCTCCAATGGCTACATCCTTATTTTTACTAA